One genomic window of Pseudomonas aeruginosa includes the following:
- a CDS encoding LysR family transcriptional regulator: MSRIPDASIIHSRLRLRQLRLMLALEELGSLRRAADEIGMTQPAATKMLHEAEDLLGVELFERLPRGMRATPFGETLIYYSRMIFAELSGMREELVALESGNLGRVTVGAIPALASSLLTRTIATLKQSHPRLSMSIQVDTSDVLVQALQQDQLDVVLGRIPSGARTDDLVFDSLGEEELCVVVGAQNPLSQARKLDWGELQELTWVLQQHPSPMRGIVNQAFHNARIDLPSSIVETTSIMTLLSLLQQTDMIGITPRSVIEDYPGKHLLAILPIQLEPRLPPYGLITRRNRVHSSAMQTFMASVHAEQARHLAK, encoded by the coding sequence ATGTCCCGGATTCCCGACGCCAGCATCATCCACAGCCGCCTGCGCCTGCGCCAGTTGCGCCTGATGCTGGCCCTGGAGGAACTCGGCTCGCTGCGCCGCGCCGCCGACGAGATTGGCATGACCCAGCCGGCGGCGACCAAGATGCTCCACGAGGCCGAAGACCTGCTCGGCGTCGAGTTGTTCGAGCGTTTGCCGCGCGGCATGCGCGCGACGCCTTTCGGCGAGACGCTGATCTATTACTCGCGGATGATCTTCGCCGAGCTGTCCGGGATGCGCGAGGAACTGGTCGCGCTGGAATCCGGCAACCTCGGCCGGGTCACCGTCGGAGCGATCCCGGCGCTGGCCTCGAGCCTGCTGACGCGCACCATCGCCACCCTGAAGCAGAGTCATCCACGGCTGTCGATGAGCATCCAGGTGGACACCAGCGACGTGCTGGTCCAGGCCCTGCAACAGGACCAGCTGGACGTGGTGCTCGGACGCATCCCCAGCGGCGCGCGCACCGACGACCTGGTGTTCGACAGCCTCGGCGAGGAAGAACTCTGCGTGGTGGTCGGCGCGCAGAACCCGTTGTCGCAGGCACGCAAGCTGGACTGGGGCGAGTTGCAGGAGCTGACCTGGGTGTTGCAGCAGCACCCCAGCCCGATGCGCGGGATCGTCAACCAGGCCTTCCACAATGCGCGCATCGACCTGCCGAGCAGTATCGTCGAGACCACCTCGATCATGACCCTGCTCTCCCTGCTGCAACAGACCGACATGATCGGCATCACTCCACGCTCGGTGATCGAGGACTACCCGGGCAAGCACCTGCTGGCGATCCTGCCGATCCAGCTGGAGCCGCGCCTGCCGCCCTACGGCCTGATCACCCGACGCAACCGGGTCCACTCCTCGGCCATGCAGACCTTCATGGCCAGCGTACATGCCGAACAGGCGCGGCACCTGGCGAAGTGA
- a CDS encoding ABC transporter substrate-binding protein — MKKLPAITALALALISGLAQADRLEDIRKAGVLRVASFDSNPPFGFVDAKSKQIEGLDVDYAKALADKLGVRLQVLPTNPANRIPLLTANKVDLVLANFTITPERAQQVDFSIPYFSSGQQFIVKKGTLTSPEVLNKWRVGVDKGTVNEGVLREKFPGAKVIAYDDTPFAFTALRNGQVQAITQDGPKLIGLLANVPDRDKYEVPPFTISNDLIGVGIPKGEKALTEFVDKSLRELEQDGQAQKIYDTWFGPQTKTPLARLYKIGDKS, encoded by the coding sequence ATGAAGAAACTCCCCGCCATCACCGCCCTCGCCCTCGCCCTGATCTCCGGCCTGGCCCAGGCCGACCGCCTGGAGGACATCCGCAAGGCCGGCGTATTGCGCGTCGCGTCCTTCGACAGCAACCCGCCGTTCGGCTTCGTCGACGCCAAGAGCAAGCAGATCGAAGGCCTCGACGTCGACTATGCCAAGGCCCTGGCCGACAAGCTGGGCGTCCGGCTGCAAGTGCTGCCGACCAACCCGGCCAACCGCATCCCGCTGCTGACGGCGAACAAGGTCGACCTGGTCCTGGCCAACTTCACCATCACCCCGGAGCGTGCGCAGCAGGTGGACTTCAGCATCCCCTACTTCTCCTCCGGCCAGCAGTTCATCGTCAAGAAAGGCACCCTGACCTCGCCGGAAGTCCTCAACAAGTGGCGGGTCGGCGTGGACAAGGGCACGGTCAACGAAGGCGTGCTGCGCGAGAAGTTCCCCGGCGCCAAGGTCATCGCCTACGACGACACGCCCTTCGCTTTCACCGCCCTGCGCAACGGCCAGGTCCAGGCCATCACCCAGGACGGTCCGAAGCTGATCGGCCTGCTGGCCAACGTGCCCGACCGCGACAAGTACGAAGTGCCGCCCTTCACCATTTCCAACGACCTGATCGGCGTCGGTATTCCCAAGGGCGAGAAGGCCCTGACCGAGTTCGTCGACAAGAGCCTGCGCGAGCTGGAGCAGGACGGCCAGGCGCAGAAGATCTACGACACCTGGTTCGGTCCGCAGACCAAGACCCCGCTGGCGCGCCTGTACAAGATCGGCGACAAGAGCTGA
- a CDS encoding amino acid ABC transporter permease encodes MFGELLAPQYLRWLLDGFLLTLGLALLSCLLATLIGAPLAIARLSRRRLLSWPARAYLALFRNTPLLVQLFFWYFGVPALLPEALVSWLNTPHETPLLDWPSFEFLAGAWGLTLYTSAFVAEEFRAGIASVRPEQRAAGLALGLTQRQVWRVVVLPQALRTALPPLLGQYMNALKNSSLAMAIGLAELSYASRQVETETFKTFQAFGIATLLYIGAIALIEAFGQALQQTRRYRQGGA; translated from the coding sequence ATGTTCGGCGAACTTCTCGCCCCGCAGTACCTGCGCTGGTTGCTCGACGGCTTCCTGCTGACCCTCGGTCTTGCCCTGCTCAGTTGCCTGCTCGCCACCCTGATCGGCGCCCCCCTGGCCATCGCCCGGCTGTCGCGCCGGCGCCTGCTGTCCTGGCCGGCGCGCGCCTACCTGGCGCTGTTCCGCAATACCCCGCTGCTGGTGCAGCTGTTCTTCTGGTACTTCGGCGTTCCCGCGCTGCTGCCGGAGGCGCTGGTGAGCTGGCTGAACACGCCGCACGAGACGCCCTTGCTCGACTGGCCGTCCTTCGAGTTCCTCGCCGGTGCCTGGGGGCTGACCCTCTATACCTCGGCTTTCGTCGCCGAGGAGTTCCGCGCCGGCATCGCCTCGGTACGCCCCGAGCAGCGCGCCGCCGGCCTCGCCCTGGGGCTGACCCAGCGCCAGGTATGGCGCGTGGTGGTGCTGCCGCAGGCCCTGCGCACGGCTCTGCCGCCGCTGCTCGGGCAGTACATGAATGCGCTGAAGAACTCCTCGCTGGCGATGGCCATCGGCCTGGCCGAGCTGTCCTACGCTTCGCGCCAGGTGGAAACCGAGACCTTCAAGACCTTCCAGGCCTTCGGCATCGCCACCCTTCTCTACATCGGCGCCATCGCCCTGATCGAAGCCTTCGGCCAGGCGTTGCAGCAGACCCGCCGCTACCGCCAGGGAGGTGCGTGA
- a CDS encoding amino acid ABC transporter permease, producing MDFSVISDNLSYLLLGAYPDGPLGGAALTLLLASLSGLASAVLGLVLGVALAVLPGKPRLLLVALLGFFRAIPVLMLIFWTYFLLPIVFHVDVPALATVVCALSLIGGAYLAHSVYAGIHSLPAGQWAAARALGLRPWQVLRLVILPQALPVMLPSFLNQWVSLIKDTSLAYVIGVGELSFVATQVSNRVMVHPTEIFLFVALLYFLLCTSLDLAAAFLARRRRA from the coding sequence ATGGATTTCTCGGTCATCTCGGACAACCTGTCCTACCTGCTGCTCGGCGCCTACCCGGACGGCCCGCTCGGCGGAGCGGCGCTGACCCTGCTGCTGGCGTCGCTCTCCGGACTGGCTTCGGCGGTGCTCGGCCTGGTCCTCGGCGTGGCCCTCGCGGTGCTGCCCGGCAAGCCGCGCCTGCTGCTGGTGGCGCTGCTCGGCTTCTTCCGCGCGATCCCGGTGCTGATGCTGATCTTCTGGACCTACTTCCTGCTGCCGATCGTCTTCCATGTCGACGTACCGGCGCTGGCCACCGTGGTCTGCGCGCTGTCGCTGATCGGCGGCGCCTACCTCGCCCACTCGGTGTACGCCGGCATCCACAGCCTCCCCGCCGGGCAGTGGGCGGCCGCCCGCGCGCTCGGACTGCGGCCGTGGCAGGTATTGCGCCTGGTGATCCTGCCGCAGGCGCTGCCGGTGATGCTGCCATCCTTCCTCAACCAGTGGGTGTCGCTGATCAAGGACACTTCCCTGGCCTACGTGATCGGCGTCGGCGAGCTGTCCTTCGTCGCCACCCAGGTGAGCAACCGGGTGATGGTCCACCCGACGGAGATCTTCCTGTTCGTCGCCCTGCTCTACTTCCTGCTCTGCACCAGCCTCGACCTGGCCGCCGCGTTCCTCGCCCGCCGCCGGCGGGCCTGA